The following DNA comes from Sphingopyxis sp. BSN-002.
CTCCACCCCATCTCACACCTTCGATAAAGCGTCTGGCTCCCGCCGCGGCGCCTTCGCGTAGCGGGGCGACACCCGCATGGGCTTCGTATGAAAGCGCCCCCTCGATATCAAAATCCCATTGGCGGTAGGCGCTGAGGCGGTCGCTGTTCATGCACGGCTGCGGGAAGGCGGAGATCTGCTTGGCGAGTTCGATGGCGGCGGTAAGGGCCGTGCCATCGGCGACCAATCGGTCGGCGAGGCCGATGCGAAGCGCTTCGTCGGCCGCGACGGGGCGGCCGGTCAGGATCATATCCATCGCGCGGCCCTGTCCGACGATGCGTGGCAGGCGAACGGTGCCGCCATCGATCAGCGGCACGCCCCAGCGGCGGCAATAGACGCCGAATATGGCGCTTTCTGCCGCAACGCGCATGTCGCACCAGAGCGCGAGTTCGAGTCCGCCGGCGACGGCATGGCCCTCGACCGCAGCGATCACCGGTTTCCCGAGCAGCATTCGTGTCGACCCCATCGGACCGGGACCATCGGGGTCGTAGCGAGAGGTGCCGACCGCGCCGAGATCGAAACCTGCGCAGAATTGGCCGGAACTGCCGGTCAGGATCGCGACACGCGCGTTATCGTCCTTCGCAAAGGCCGTGAACGCCTCGCGGAGCGCCAGCGCGGTCAGCGGATCGACGGCGTTGCGCTTGGCGGGCCGGTCGATGGTGACGGTCGTCACCGGGCCATCATGGTCGATCCGTACGGTCATGGTTTCCCCTCCCAACGCTCGGCGATCCGATGCCCTGACGGGCTAGCACGACCGGAGGGGGAGGGGCAAAGCCTTGCAACGCGCCCCGCGCTACCCTACATAGAGGTCATGCGGGCCGGGCCCCTCTGGCGTCGGCGGAAGAAATTCCGCCACGTGATGTCGGACCGCATCGGGTGACACCGATGCTTGGCCTACCTCCCCCCTCAATCCCGGGTCCGGCGTCGGCGTCACCTGCTTGATTTCATCAATCAGGAGGCCCCTATGACTTTCAAATCGCGTTTTTACCGGCTGACCGAACTGCACCGTCAGATCGACGATGCGCTGCGCCGCGAGAACCGACGCCGCGGCGCCGATCCGTTCCGGCTGCTGCGGCTGAAGACGCTGAAGCTCGCGGTGCGCAAACGGCTTGCGAGCCTGTCGCGCCAGCCCGCGCTCGCGATCTAACCCACCATAAGACAAAGCCAGAGACGCTGCCCGAACAGGGCGGCGCCTTTGGCGCATGCCAGGGATCATCATCATGGAATTTCTGTTTGCCGACTGGCTGGGCACCCCGGCCTGGTTCTGGCTTGCCTTTATCAGCCTCGTCGTCGCATTGACCGCCTTCGATCTCGGGATCCTCAACAAAGAGAATAAGGAGATGGGAATCGGCGAGAGCCTGAAGCTCTCGGTGCTCTACATCACGATCGCGCTAGCGTTCGGTGCGTGGATCTGGATCGAAAAGGGCGGCGAGGCCGGCCTGCAATATTACACCGGCTTCTTCATCGAGAAGGCGCTGTCGATCGACAATATCTTCGTCATTTCGTTGATCTTCGCGACCTTCGCGATCCCGCCGCGCTATCAGTATCGCGCGCTCCTCTGGGGGATCGTCGCGGTGATCGTGCTGCGCGGGATCATGATCGCGGGCGGCGCGGCGCTGGTCACCGAATATGGCTGGCTGCTGTATGTCTTCGCGGCGTTCCTCGTGTTCACGGGCATCAAGATGCTGTTCGCAGGCGATAAGCCGATGGACGTTGCGGGCAACCCGGTCGTCAAATGGCTGTCGCGTCACATTCCGATCACGCACGAGCTGCACGGCGAGAAATTCTTCGTGCGCGTGCCCGATACGAAGACAGGCAAGCTCGCGCTTGCGGCGACGCCGTTGTTCCTCGCGCTTGTCGTGATCAACCTCGCCGACCTGGTGTTCGCGGTCGACAGCGTACCCGCGATCTTCGCGATCACGACCGATACCTTCATCGTCTATACGTCGAACATCATGGCGATCCTCGGCCTGCGCGCGCTCTATTTCGCGCTCGCGGCGATGGTGCACCGCTTCCACTATCTGAAATATGCGCTGGCGCTGGTACTGGTGTTCATCGGCTCGAAGATCTTCGTCGCCGACTTCGTCCTTGGCGGCGACAAGTTCCCGCCGCTGGTCAGCCTCGGCGTGACGGTCGCGCTGATTGCGGGCGGCGTGATCTGGTCGCTCGTCAAGACGAAGAGCGAGGAGCCTGCGGCAATGTGATGCGAGGGGCGGGCGGAAACGCCCGCCTCTTACACCGCCATCAGCAGGACATCGTCGTCGCGCGGAGCCGCGGCCTCGAACGAGGGCAGGGGCTCGAACTCTTCGTCCTCGACCTGCGCGGCGCCAAGCCCGTCGAGCTTGAAATGACCGAGCCGGCGTTCGTCGTCGGAGCGCCAGGCCTTGTCGAGATTGAGCGCGCTGATGAACAGCGAACCGTGGCGTTCGAACATCTGGTGCGGGGCCAGCGTCATGCGCGTGCCGTTATACTGGGCGGTGACCCGCCGACGGCGCGCGATGGCTTCCATCACCTTCAACCGTGTTTCGTCCATTGAAATTACCTTGGGGAGGATTTTGTGCGTTGCAGCAAGATGCACATTCCGCCCTTGGCGGGCAAGTGGAAAACGTTGTCATAAACACAGCTTTCCTTGCCCCGCGCCCAGTAAAAATGTCCGCCGGAGGCCTTTCGGCTTCCGACGGACAGGCTTTCCTCCCCAGGAAAGCTCGGGAGGCGCGGGGCTTAGGTCGCAAGGGCCCCGCGCCAAGAAGGGTGACGCGAGGGGGTGCAACGGGCCCCTCGCGCCGAACTCGTATCAGGCGGCGAACTGGTTCATCGTATTGTCCTTGCCCGCGGCCTTCAGGGCCGCTTCGCCGGCGAAATATTCCTTGTGGTCGTCACCGATGTCGCTGCCCGACATGTTCTGGTGCTTCACGCAGGCGATGCCCTGACGGATCTCGGCACGCTGGACGCCCTTGACGTAGCCGAGCATCGCTTCGTCGCCGAAATATTCCTTGGCGAGATTGTCGGTCGACAGCGCCGCGGTGTGATAGGTCGGCAGCGTGATCAGGTGGTGGAAGATACCCGCCCGCTTCGCCGCGTCGCGCTGGAAGGTGCGGATACGGTTGTCGGCCTCTTCACCCAGCGGCGTTGCGTCATAGTCGGCGCTCATCAGCTTGGCGCGGTCATAGGCGCCGACGTCCTTGCCCTCGGCGCTCCACGCGTCGAACACCTGTTGGCGGAAGTTCAACGTCCAGTTGAAGCTGGGCGAATTATTGTACGCGAGCTTCGCGTTGGGGACGACTTCGCGGATGCGGTCGACCATGCCGGCGATCTGTTCGATATGCGGCTTTTCGGTCTCGATCCAGAGGAGGTCGGCGCCGTTCTGAAGGCTGGCGATGCAGTCCATCACGCAGCGGTCTTCGCCGGTTCCTGAACGGAACTGATAAAGGTTCGAGGGCAGGCGCTTCGGGCGCATCAGCTTGCCGTCGCGGTTGATCAGGACGTCGCCGGGGTTGCCCGCGCCTTCGACCTCTTCGCAGTCGAGGAAGCTGTTATACTGGTCGCCAAGGTCGCCGGGCTGTTTCGAGAAGGCGATCTGCTTGGTCAGGCCCGCGCCGAGGCTGTCGGTGCGCGTCACGATGATGCCGTCCTCGACGCCGAGTTCCATGAAGGCGTAGCGGCAGGCGCGGATCTTCGCGATGAAATCCTCGTGCGGCACGGTGACCTTGCCGTCCTGATGGCCGCACTGCTTTTCATCCGAGACCTGGTTCTCGATCTGGAGCGCGCAGGCGCCGGCCTCGATCATCTTCTTGGCGAGCAGATAGGTCGCCTCGGCATTGCCGAAGCCCGCGTCGATGTCGGCGATGATCGGCACGACATGCGTTTCATGATTGTCGATCGCCGACTGGATCTGCTTGGCCTTGAGCTCGTCGCCCTCGGCGCGTGCGGCGTCGAGGTCGCGGAACAGCATGCCGAGTTCGCGGGCGTCGGCCTGACGCAGGAAGGTGTAGATTTCCTCGATCAGCGCGGGAACGCTGGTCTTTTCGTGCATCGACTGGTCGGGCAGAGGGCCGAATTCGCTGCGCAGCGCGGCGATCATCCAGCCCGAGAGGTAGATGTAGCGGCCCTTCACCGTGCCGAAATGCTTCTTGATCGAGATCATCTTCTGCTGCGCGATGAAGCCGTGCCAGCAGCCGAGCGACTGGGTGTAATTCGCGGGGTCGGCGTCATAGGCGGCCATGTCGGCGCGCATGATCCGTGCGGTGTAGCGGGCGACGTCGAGGCCGGTACGGAACTTGTTCTGGGCGCGCATGCGGGCGATGCTTTCGCCGCTGATGCCGTCCCACGTGCCGTCATAGTCGCGGATGAGGCGACCTGCCTGTGCCATGTCTTCCTGATAACCCATCGTCGTATCCTTGTGAGGAGGTGATGGGTGGATGTTGGCGAAGGTGCCGCACAAAGTGAAAAGCTTTGTCAATAATATTTGTGAAATATGCCGATAAGGTGTAAATCAGCGTGTAAATCAGTAAAGAAAGTTACAATCCATGGCGGAGCGGCGGGTGTTTGCGGGGCCGGCGGTGCGCAAGGTGCGGCGCGAGGCGGCGATGACGCAGGCGGCGATGGCCGAGGCGCTCGATATCTCGCCGAGCTATCTCAACCTGATCGAGCATGGCCAGCGGCCATTGTCCGCAACGGTGATCGTGCGGCTGGCCGAGCGTTTCGGCTTCGACGCGGCGAAGCTGGGCGCGGAGGAGCTGCCGGGCGGGCTCGCGGGCCTGCGGCGGCGGCTCGCCGATCCGCGCTTCGCCGATCTGGGGATCGGTGCGCACGAGGTCGAGGAGTGGCTGCAGACGGCGCCCGCGACGGCCGCCGCCTTCGCCCGGCTGTTCGATGCGGCACCCGAGGGCCGCGCGGAAGGCGAAGGCGATGCGCCCGAAGTTGCCGCGGTGCGCCGCGCGATCGAAAAATGGCGCAACCATTTTCCCGATCTCGATGCCCGCGCCGAGGAACTCGCCGACGAGCTGCGGCTTGCGGGAGGCGACCTCTATGGGACGATATCAGAGAGGCTCCGCACGCGGCACCAGCTCGGCATCCGTATCCTGCCCTCGGATGTGATGCCCGATCGGCTGCGCTGGCTCGACTGGCATGCGCGGCAGTTGATGCTGAACGAGCTGCTGCGCCCGGCCTCGCGTACCTTTCAGGCCGCGGCGACGCTGGCCCAGATCGAGGCGAAGGCCGAGATCGACGCGCTCGTCGCCGGCGCCGAATTCGCCGAGGCGGCGGCGGCGCGGATGTTCGAGCGGCATCTGATCCATTATTTCGCGGCGGCGCTGATGATGCCGTACGGCCGCTTCCTGCGCGCCTGCGATGCGACGGGATACGACCTGCTGTTGCTCCAGCGGCGCTTCGGCGCGGGCTATGAGCAGGTCGCGCACCGGCTGACGACGTTGCAGCGCGTCGGCGCGCGCGGGCTGCCCTTCTTCATGCTGCGCGTGGACCGCGCGGGGCAGGGGAGCAAGCGCTACGCCGGGGCGAGCCAGTCGCCGCTGGTCGACGGCGACGCGCGCTGCCCCCTGTGGGGTATCCACGAGGCCTTCGCACGCCCCGGCGAAGTGGTCGCCGATCTGGTCGAACTGGAAGACGGCTCGCGCTGGTTCACCCAGTCGCGCAGCGTCGCGGCTCCGGGTGCGACGGGCAGCGGCACGCCCGCACGCTTTGCCGTCTGTGTCGGCGTCGATGCCAAGGTTGCGGCGCCGCTGGTCGCGGCACGCGGTCTCGACCTGATGCGCTCGCCCTCAACCCCGATCGGCCTTGGCTGCCGCCGCTGCACGCGCAGCGGCTGCATCCAGCGCTCCACGCCGCCGCTGGGCCGTCCGCTGCGGTTCCGCGAGGGCGAGCGCGGTGTGAGCGCGTTCGATTTTGCGGGGGATTAGAGGGTATCGCTGAAGGCGTCTTTGGGGTGGAGAGCCGACCTACGCTATCATGGCGCAATGGCCCCAAAAACGCCCCAGACATCTTCAATTTGACCATCTTTGGAGCGCCAGCGAACTGACCAGAGCGTCTTGATGATTAGCCCTCGCGTGAGTGTCGCCGAACGAACAGGCCCGCTACCCCGATGTAGCCGAAATCCCTCAGAGGCAACCTGAGAGATTAGATCATCTTCGCTGCTACCAATCGGGAACTGCAATTTTACCCGCCTATCAAACTCCCTCTCACCTTCCTTGTAAGTGGTGGGCAGTCCTTTGCCCAGTTCCGGCGTTCGTGGGTATGGCCAACGCATGTTCGAGTGATTGCAATATTTCGTGACGGCCGCAACCGGTCGTCTCCTGTCATCATTGCAAGACCGGAACTGCGCGGCTGAAACGGGGTGGTTAGCCGACATCAACCAGTCGTGCGCAGGGTGTATCTCCGTCCACCCTTATCTTCGTATGCCAGTGGCGTGTGACGTAACCCGATCGCTTGCGAACCCCATTTGAGCATCCGACTTCAATCGATCCCTCGACGTTGGGCATGGCGTAAAATCTGCCGTTCCAAAGCTTATGGAGCGCCTGTTCCCGCCCATGACCGTCCGTCACCACTGCGCTCTCAACGCCGCCTGTTTCATCGACGACGACGGCCGATCCAGACAGCCAAAAGAAGATGGCGATAATCGCCGTGACGACCGCGGCGACCAGCCAAGGCAATGGTTGGGAGGGTATTTCCATTTGAGAAGGCTAGCGAGGCCGTCAATTGTCCGCAACCGGTCGCAAACTGGCATCGCGCCCATTTAAGAATCGCGTTCAAATGCCGTAGTTTGACGATGGCGGTGGGCGCTGTCGGATTTTTGGGACCGTTTTGAGGAATGCTGGTTCGGATCAAACCGGAGGATGTCGAGATCGGCATGTTCATCCACGCCTTTGAAGGGTCGTGGTTCGATCACCCGTTCTGGACGAAGCATTTCCGGGTCGAGACGGCCGAGCAGTTGCTGCGCATCCGCAGTTCGGCGATCGAGGGGCTGGTCATCGACCGGAGCCGCAGCCGCCCGACCCCCGGCGAGGATCCCGCGAAATCCGCCGCAGCGGAGCCGGGCGCGGGCGAGCCTTCGCCTCGAACGGACGCGCCCCCGGTACGCCGCCGCGAGCCGGTCAGTTTCGGGAAGCCGTCGGGGCCGCCGCGCGACGAGCCGCGCGTCCGGCCGGGCTACAAGGGCGAGCGCAGCCGCGCGCGGCCGGCGATCGACCGGTCGCGCGACGCGGTCGCCACCATGTTCGAGACCGCGCGCCTCGGCCGGGCGGTCGAGGCACGGCGGATGGTGCCGCTGGCGCGGGCGATCGGCAATTCGATCGAACGCGACGCCCGCGCGCTGATCAATCTCGTCCGCCTGAAGAACAAGGACGAATATACCTATCTCCACTCGGTCGCGGTCTGCGCGCTGATGATGAATTTCGGCCGCCATCTGGGGCTGGAGGAGCCGGTGGTCCAGGACCTGGGCGTGGCCGGGCTGCTCCACGATCTTGGCAAGGTCGCGATCGCCGACGACGTGCTGAACAAGAAGGGCGGCCTGTCGGACGTCGAATGGCATTCGGTGCGCGCGCATCCGCTTGCCGGTCATGCCCTCCTCGAAAATTCGTCGGGCGTACCCGAGGCGGCTTTGGAGGTCTGTCTGCGCCATCACGAGAAGATCGACGGCGGCGGCTATCCCGACGGTCTGCGCGGCGAAGCGCTGTCGCTGTTCGCGCGGATGGGCGCGATCTGCGACGTCTATGACGCGGTGACCTCCGACCGGCCGTACAAGAGCCCGTGGACGCCGTGCGAGGCGCTGACCGAGATGAAAAGCTGGGAAGGGCATTTCGACGCGGCGCTGCTCGATCGCTTCGCCGATAGCCTGGGCATCTATCCGGTCGGTACGCTCGTCCGCCTGTCGACGGGCGAGCTGGGTATCGTGATGGGCAGCGACGGCGAAGCCTATGAGGATGTCGTGGTGCGCGTCTTCTTCGACTGCGAGACGCTGGGCGAATGCGAACCCTTCGATCGCGCGATCGCGCCGTCGGCGGAAAATCCCCGCATCGTCGGCCGCGACAGCCCGACCTTCTGGCGCTTTCCGGACTGGCCCATGATGCGGCTGGAGATCATGGCGGCGGATGTCGCGGCATAGGACTCGCCGCGCGCGCAAAATTCTGCAAATAGGCGGGGATATTCAACCGAGTGAGCCCGCGTGACGACCATCAACACCGACGCCTTTCGCACCCTGTTGGAAACTGTGCCCGACGGCTTTTTCGTCCATGACGAAAGCGGCCGGTTTCTGGACGTGAACGCGCAGTCGTGCGCCGATCTCGGCTATTCGCGCGAGGAATTGCTGGGGCTGTCGATAAGCGACATCTCGCGCGGCGCCGATCGGGCCGCGAATGCGAAGCGCTGGGCCGACACGCCGGTGGGGATGGCGACGCGCTTTCGCGAAATTGCCGTTCGCAAGGACGGGTCGAGCTTTCCGGTAGAGATCAGCCTGACATGTCAGGCGATCGACGGCCGCAAGCTGTTCTTCGGGCTGGCACGCGACGTCAGCGAGGGCGATGTCGCGCTGAGAGAGGCGAATGACCGGCTGTCGATGGCGGCGCGCGTCGGCGGGCTGGGCATCTGGGACTATGACATTGCGAACGATGTGCTCGATTGCGACGACCAATGGTACCGGATCATGGGCCGCGATCCCGCCGAGCGGGTGCGACGGATCGCCGAGTTTCGCGAATTCGTTCATCCCGACGACGCCGCCGAAGTGACCGAAGTCGACCTGACCGTGGCGCGTCTGGCCGCCGAGGAGCGCGACTATGGAATGCTCTTTCGCATCTTCCGGCCGGACGGTTCCATGCGCTGGGTCCGGTCGTCGGCGCGGCTGGTCGAGGACGGCGAGGGAAAGCCGGCGCGGGCGGTGGGTTTTGTCGTCGATGTAACCGAATCGCGCCTTGCCGAGCAGAGCCTCGAGCAAAGGGCATTGGAGGATCCGCTGACCGGGCTCGCCAACCGCCGCCGGCTCGACGACGAGCTGGTGAAGGCGTGCCTGCACGCAACGCGCACCGGCGAACCGCTGTCGCTCGCGATGATCGATGTCGATCATTTCAAGCTCTATAACGACGGTGAAGGGCATGTGCGCGGCGATGCGGCACTGAAGGCGCTGGCCGGCATCCTGCAGTCGGTGACGCGGCGCCCCTATGATCTTGCGGCGCGTTATGGTGGCGAGGAATTCCTGCTGTTGCTCCCCGGCGTCGACGAGCCCGAGCCGATCCTGCAGCGGATCGCAGAGGAGCTGGGCGCGCTGCGCATTCCGCACCCGCTGTCGCCGGTCGCGCCGCATCTGACGGTCAGCTGTGGCTGCGTCATCGCGTCCGAACTGGCCGACGTCGCCCCGCTCGACCTGCTCGCCGCGTGCGACCGGGCGCTGTATCAGGCGAAGCAGGGCGGGCGCGACCGGGTCGAGATCGCGCGGCTCTGATTTTCAGACGAGCAGCCAGCGGGGTACGCGCCGCCGGAAATCGTCATAGGCCGGACCGAATTCGCGCGACAGATGCGCTTCCTCGATCCGCGCCTGGATGTGGTACGCGATGGCGAAAGCCGCGGCAGCGGCCCAGCACCAGAGAGTGTCGGCGGCGAGTGCGATGCCGAGCGCCATCAGGATCATGCCGACGAAGATCGGGTTGCGGCTGAAGCGGAACAATCCGGCGGTGACGAACAGCGACGCATCGCCGTCGCGCACGCCGACGCGCCAGGCGTTGCCCATCTGGACCTGCGCAACGATCACGATCGCCGCGCCGATGGCGACGACGAGGGTGCCGCCCAAGGGAAACGCGGGCGCGATATGGCCCAGTGCCAGCAGGGCGGCTGCGACGCCGAGGGCCGCGGACGACAGGGCGAAGGCGACACCCGACAGGCGCTGGATGCCGCGCGCATCGGCAAAGGCCCACGCGCTCGTTCCCGACCGGGTCCGGACCGAGCGGCCGCGCAGCAGGGTGGCGAAGACGACGAGCGCGAAAAGCGCGAGGGGAAGGGTGGAAAGCATCGGAAATCTCCCGTTTCGAGGATCGATGCGGGAGCGGCTACACCCTGTAGCGACTACAGGGTCAAGCGGGAAAGGCGGCTATTCGCGGGCCTTTGCCGCCGCGCGGACATCCTGACAGCGGGTGAGCGGCATCACGAGGATATCGTCCCCGTCGACGATCACTGCGACATCCTCCATCCCGATGATCGAGACGCGCTTGCCGCCGGCGCGGATCAGGTTGCCGCGGCTGTCGTGGACGAAGACGTCGCCGGAAAGGGCGTTGTCGTCGCCGTCCTTGCCCTCGGCGAGCGCATGGACAGTGTGCCAGCTGCCAAGGTCGGACCAGCCCATCGCCACGGGGACGACCGCGACGCGATCATCTTTTTCCATGACGGCATAGTCGATCGAGTCCGACGGCGCGTGCTCGAACGCGGGGGCGTCGGCATAAAAGGCCTCGCCATCGTGCATGCCCGCTGCGACGGCGCGCTCGGCCGCCTCGAAGATGTCGCGGCAATGTTCGAGCATCGCGTCGCGCATCCGGCCGGCGCGGAAGAGAAATATCCCCGCGTTCCAGCTGTAGCCGCCGGCGGCGAGCATGCGCTCCGCCGCATCGAGAGGGGGCTTCTCGACGAAACGGTCGACCGCGAAGCCGCCCTCGAGGGGGTCGCCGCTCGCGATATAGCCGAAGCCGGTGTCGGGGCGGTCGGGGGCGATGCCGAAGGTGACGAGCCAGTCCTGCTGCGCGAGGATCGCTCCCCTGGCGATCGCGGCGTGAAAGGCCGGAACGTCGGCGATGACATGATCGCTGGGCATCACGAGCAGCAGCATGCCGGCGTCGGCGCGCGCGACGGCGAGCGCGATCGCGGCGGCGGTGTTGCGCGGCATCGGCTCGACCAGCAGGCTGACGTCGCGTCCTTCCATCTGGTCGAGAACCGCCGCCACATGCGCGTCGCCGCAGACGACGAGCGGCGGGGTGAACTGCGCGCCTGCAGGCGTTCGCCGCACGGTCTGCCGAAACAGGCTTTCGCCGCCGTGCAGCGGCAGGAACTGTTTCGCGCGCGTGCCCCGCGATTCCGGCCACAGCCGGGTTCCGGCGCCTCCGCACAGGATGACGGGTTGGATCGTCGCGCTCATGGGTCTGGTCT
Coding sequences within:
- a CDS encoding crotonase/enoyl-CoA hydratase family protein; translated protein: MTVRIDHDGPVTTVTIDRPAKRNAVDPLTALALREAFTAFAKDDNARVAILTGSSGQFCAGFDLGAVGTSRYDPDGPGPMGSTRMLLGKPVIAAVEGHAVAGGLELALWCDMRVAAESAIFGVYCRRWGVPLIDGGTVRLPRIVGQGRAMDMILTGRPVAADEALRIGLADRLVADGTALTAAIELAKQISAFPQPCMNSDRLSAYRQWDFDIEGALSYEAHAGVAPLREGAAAGARRFIEGVRWGGASIS
- a CDS encoding DUF465 domain-containing protein codes for the protein MTFKSRFYRLTELHRQIDDALRRENRRRGADPFRLLRLKTLKLAVRKRLASLSRQPALAI
- a CDS encoding TerC family protein, encoding MEFLFADWLGTPAWFWLAFISLVVALTAFDLGILNKENKEMGIGESLKLSVLYITIALAFGAWIWIEKGGEAGLQYYTGFFIEKALSIDNIFVISLIFATFAIPPRYQYRALLWGIVAVIVLRGIMIAGGAALVTEYGWLLYVFAAFLVFTGIKMLFAGDKPMDVAGNPVVKWLSRHIPITHELHGEKFFVRVPDTKTGKLALAATPLFLALVVINLADLVFAVDSVPAIFAITTDTFIVYTSNIMAILGLRALYFALAAMVHRFHYLKYALALVLVFIGSKIFVADFVLGGDKFPPLVSLGVTVALIAGGVIWSLVKTKSEEPAAM
- a CDS encoding WYL domain-containing protein, whose product is MDETRLKVMEAIARRRRVTAQYNGTRMTLAPHQMFERHGSLFISALNLDKAWRSDDERRLGHFKLDGLGAAQVEDEEFEPLPSFEAAAPRDDDVLLMAV
- a CDS encoding isocitrate lyase, encoding MGYQEDMAQAGRLIRDYDGTWDGISGESIARMRAQNKFRTGLDVARYTARIMRADMAAYDADPANYTQSLGCWHGFIAQQKMISIKKHFGTVKGRYIYLSGWMIAALRSEFGPLPDQSMHEKTSVPALIEEIYTFLRQADARELGMLFRDLDAARAEGDELKAKQIQSAIDNHETHVVPIIADIDAGFGNAEATYLLAKKMIEAGACALQIENQVSDEKQCGHQDGKVTVPHEDFIAKIRACRYAFMELGVEDGIIVTRTDSLGAGLTKQIAFSKQPGDLGDQYNSFLDCEEVEGAGNPGDVLINRDGKLMRPKRLPSNLYQFRSGTGEDRCVMDCIASLQNGADLLWIETEKPHIEQIAGMVDRIREVVPNAKLAYNNSPSFNWTLNFRQQVFDAWSAEGKDVGAYDRAKLMSADYDATPLGEEADNRIRTFQRDAAKRAGIFHHLITLPTYHTAALSTDNLAKEYFGDEAMLGYVKGVQRAEIRQGIACVKHQNMSGSDIGDDHKEYFAGEAALKAAGKDNTMNQFAA
- a CDS encoding short-chain fatty acyl-CoA regulator family protein — its product is MAERRVFAGPAVRKVRREAAMTQAAMAEALDISPSYLNLIEHGQRPLSATVIVRLAERFGFDAAKLGAEELPGGLAGLRRRLADPRFADLGIGAHEVEEWLQTAPATAAAFARLFDAAPEGRAEGEGDAPEVAAVRRAIEKWRNHFPDLDARAEELADELRLAGGDLYGTISERLRTRHQLGIRILPSDVMPDRLRWLDWHARQLMLNELLRPASRTFQAAATLAQIEAKAEIDALVAGAEFAEAAAARMFERHLIHYFAAALMMPYGRFLRACDATGYDLLLLQRRFGAGYEQVAHRLTTLQRVGARGLPFFMLRVDRAGQGSKRYAGASQSPLVDGDARCPLWGIHEAFARPGEVVADLVELEDGSRWFTQSRSVAAPGATGSGTPARFAVCVGVDAKVAAPLVAARGLDLMRSPSTPIGLGCRRCTRSGCIQRSTPPLGRPLRFREGERGVSAFDFAGD
- a CDS encoding HD-GYP domain-containing protein, producing the protein MLVRIKPEDVEIGMFIHAFEGSWFDHPFWTKHFRVETAEQLLRIRSSAIEGLVIDRSRSRPTPGEDPAKSAAAEPGAGEPSPRTDAPPVRRREPVSFGKPSGPPRDEPRVRPGYKGERSRARPAIDRSRDAVATMFETARLGRAVEARRMVPLARAIGNSIERDARALINLVRLKNKDEYTYLHSVAVCALMMNFGRHLGLEEPVVQDLGVAGLLHDLGKVAIADDVLNKKGGLSDVEWHSVRAHPLAGHALLENSSGVPEAALEVCLRHHEKIDGGGYPDGLRGEALSLFARMGAICDVYDAVTSDRPYKSPWTPCEALTEMKSWEGHFDAALLDRFADSLGIYPVGTLVRLSTGELGIVMGSDGEAYEDVVVRVFFDCETLGECEPFDRAIAPSAENPRIVGRDSPTFWRFPDWPMMRLEIMAADVAA
- a CDS encoding sensor domain-containing diguanylate cyclase, with translation MTTINTDAFRTLLETVPDGFFVHDESGRFLDVNAQSCADLGYSREELLGLSISDISRGADRAANAKRWADTPVGMATRFREIAVRKDGSSFPVEISLTCQAIDGRKLFFGLARDVSEGDVALREANDRLSMAARVGGLGIWDYDIANDVLDCDDQWYRIMGRDPAERVRRIAEFREFVHPDDAAEVTEVDLTVARLAAEERDYGMLFRIFRPDGSMRWVRSSARLVEDGEGKPARAVGFVVDVTESRLAEQSLEQRALEDPLTGLANRRRLDDELVKACLHATRTGEPLSLAMIDVDHFKLYNDGEGHVRGDAALKALAGILQSVTRRPYDLAARYGGEEFLLLLPGVDEPEPILQRIAEELGALRIPHPLSPVAPHLTVSCGCVIASELADVAPLDLLAACDRALYQAKQGGRDRVEIARL
- a CDS encoding isoprenylcysteine carboxylmethyltransferase family protein, translating into MLSTLPLALFALVVFATLLRGRSVRTRSGTSAWAFADARGIQRLSGVAFALSSAALGVAAALLALGHIAPAFPLGGTLVVAIGAAIVIVAQVQMGNAWRVGVRDGDASLFVTAGLFRFSRNPIFVGMILMALGIALAADTLWCWAAAAAFAIAYHIQARIEEAHLSREFGPAYDDFRRRVPRWLLV
- a CDS encoding sugar phosphate nucleotidyltransferase is translated as MSATIQPVILCGGAGTRLWPESRGTRAKQFLPLHGGESLFRQTVRRTPAGAQFTPPLVVCGDAHVAAVLDQMEGRDVSLLVEPMPRNTAAAIALAVARADAGMLLLVMPSDHVIADVPAFHAAIARGAILAQQDWLVTFGIAPDRPDTGFGYIASGDPLEGGFAVDRFVEKPPLDAAERMLAAGGYSWNAGIFLFRAGRMRDAMLEHCRDIFEAAERAVAAGMHDGEAFYADAPAFEHAPSDSIDYAVMEKDDRVAVVPVAMGWSDLGSWHTVHALAEGKDGDDNALSGDVFVHDSRGNLIRAGGKRVSIIGMEDVAVIVDGDDILVMPLTRCQDVRAAAKARE